Below is a genomic region from Rutidosis leptorrhynchoides isolate AG116_Rl617_1_P2 unplaced genomic scaffold, CSIRO_AGI_Rlap_v1 contig494, whole genome shotgun sequence.
AAAATGAGCATTAGTGTATAATAAAACAGAACTCTTGAAAGATTTACGATGTAATTGGTGTTGCTGGTAAAATGATAATATCTATCATACCGAAGGTAGGAACATCTTTGGCGCCGTATCTCATCTACTACATCATTCAATTTTTTCGACAAAGGATTGTCGTGTTGCCGCAGCACAAACTGAACACAGTTTTGAAACTATTAGTACCAGTCATGACCAAGTCATCTCATGCATCTCAGAAGGGAAAGACAAATACCTGAGTAGGGATTTCATCAACCGAAGAGAAGCCAAACAGTTGCTGCAAGATGTTTGTATCGACAGAGTTCCCAATGTATATTAAAGCATCTTCACCATTCTCAAGAAGATAAATCCCGTCGTCACTGATGTTTTCACTAGTCAGCGGAAGTGATTGAGGAATAATAGATTCATCACCCTCCTGTAAAGAAAACAAGCACAAAGCACAGATTGTCTCAAGACCAGACCAAACTACAATAAAATATTAAAGGATGGTATAGTTCATACATTTGAATCTAGGTCATGGATAGCCATCATCCTTGGATACACAAGAGGAACCACTAAAGGAGTGGCAAGGGAGGAAATGTGATTGATCCAGAAAGATCGATCGTCAATTCTCCCATCAGCTTTAAATCCTATACTTTTAGTCAACGCTGAAGGAAACATATGAAAAACAAAGTAATCAATTAACAAATGTAACAAACAAAAGAATCAGACAAGGATGTACAAAGGAAACTGGCATAATTAAAGTGCATGATAAAAGGATAATTCTAGCATGGTtcctaaatttaattataaatttgtAACATACCAAGGATGTATAAAGGTAGAAGCTTAAGTGCCTCTGGAAGGATAAGTTGTCCAGATGATGATACAGTGGCACAGAATTTGCGATATGCAAGCAGTACATTGATGCAAAGGTTAATCACTTGTTCTCGAACTAGCACGATTGGCGTTGTAGGAATTTGATCTGCCGCTGCATTATGGGAAAAAAGAAAAAACAATAGTGAGTTCATAAATATACTTTTGGCACAAATTTTTATACTAAAAAGAGTAAACGAGTTTATCCTGAGTTCAACGAGTCAGACGTCGAGCTCGTACAAAAGTGAGTTCATCACCGAGTCAAACTCCAAATGACCGAGTCAAGTCACAAACTCGGACGTGTTGACTCGCAAGTTTGAGTAGACAGATCGAAGTCGAGAGCTAAATCATCATTTGGGCATACAGAAACAAAAGCTAAAAACAACTTTAACCAACCGAACAATGGATTGGAAAAGATTACCTTGTTTAGAGAAACATGCAAATTGAGTATCCAAGTCAGCAGCTCGGAAAAGATTACTCAGATTACTAGTGCATGGCAAAGATAAAGTCATAACTCGAATTCTTCTTTGGCCATATACAGTAGTATAAAGAAGCGCGCACTACAGTGAAGCAAAAGTGAGTACTTTAGCTGTCATGAACAAAATAAGAATTCCACACCAATGGGGAAGTCTAATAACAAAAGAGTAAAAGTGAGCGAGGAAATTACTAGTTGATACCTGAAAAGAACATTCTGAGCCATCCTGCAACTTGTCATCGTGTTTCAAGGTTACCATGATAGATTTGTCACAATCAATCTGTATACCACCGAAAAAGACGGATACCAAATAAGTTTACCACTAAGCCAACCAAATATATCTTCACTAAAACATGCACAAGGAGAACAACAGGCATTTACACCCGTGGCCATGGGAAACTATGTAATATCGAGAGTTTGTCGAATTCTTCAACTGGGAAAGAGAGTTCAAACCTAACTTAATATTAAAGTCAAAATAACCAATCCCCATAAcgagattattattactattttttctTTTGCAGAAAATGAAAAGAAAGAAAGGAAAAAGTTATTATTGGTCAGTACGAAGGGGTTGGTCTATCAAAACATAGTGTAAATTCAGATTACGAAGAATAAAATTCCAACTATAGAAAACAAGCACAATGAGAATGAAATGTATAGTTTAATTATACAAACCCCAGGCAAGTCAACATCTGTAGGAATGCGTTTGCAAAAGTTCCCATGGTACTCTTGAACTTGAACACCCTAcagaaaatgacaataaattaacttCCAACATGAAGAAAACCATAGCTTATAACCGAACAGCAGTCCCTAGAGGATGAAAAGAAACAAAAAGTTGTACAATCATGTAAAGATTACCTGGCTACATCTCACACGCATCACTGCCTCAAAACCTTGGGGCCTCGTAACATTCCACCTCAGATCATTGTAAAGCTTTGCAGGATCATCAGACAGAGCTGAAAATGGGTAATAATAGTAGACCTGGACAAGAGAAAATAACAAATCAGGACAAGTGGAGACATTAACATAAGACAGCAATCTCCATTCAACAAGCTTAGAACTCTCTACTGAGGAAGGGAAGTTCAATGTCCAGGTGAGTTTCACGAGCAAgtcatttaaaacataaaaaaggcACATAACATGACTGAGGAACAAAACATGTAGTAATACCTGTCCTCCAGTAGTTCGCGGGATGACAGAGATAGAGGCAATGTCTGTGTAAGTCTGAGTGGTTAAAAATACATCTACGCAGACCTGAAGCATATTTGGAAGAGAAATGATAAGCCCAATAAAGTATTCCACCAAATGCAGCACAGAACATCAAAGAGGCTGAGTTAAAGATCATATATGCTCGTTGAATCACCTGATACTCAGCAAGTTCTATTGCCATTGCCTTTAAAGTTTTGTCAGCTGGCTGGAGTAGTTTATGTGCCTCCTGAAAAGGaataaaagaaaacaaaataaaGAGCTAGACACTGTTGCAAATGTAGGATGGAGTTAAATCCACATGCATATTAAGAGTTCTGCATATTTATTTAACATAGTTTATGGATAGAACAAACATAATATTGCATACCTTGTCACCTGCGGAAATATTGCTTCTTCCCTCGGCCTCTCTAGCAGAAAGAGACCCAATGCCTAGTGATGGCAAAACTGCATACAAGTAGCACAATTGCCAGTACAAAACCTTATATTAATGACACCACCCAACTAGGATATATAATAAGCAACAACAATCGAACATTGGCATCAATGGATACTCGATAATTATATTCAAACCAGTGGCTCACCTGATTGGAATACCAAAAGTTTTCCTCCGGTACTCTTCATCGCCAAGAATGCTGCCTGGAAACAATTAACAAAGTCTAAATATAAggaaaaatggtttcatacacaaAACAATCAAAGAATATCAGCAAGCAGAGACAAGTGGTAGCAGATAAATAGACATTTATTTATTGTTAGCATAAGCAAGTGCGTGCTATTACTGAAAAAGATATTACTTCATAACGGAAACACACTATTAACCCCAACAAAATGCATACCTTCACAGCAGCACCAAAAGCTGATTCGGCAGTTCTATTATTCTGAAACATGGATGGAATACTTTCCAGCAATAGCTCCAAATGCGGACGACACTGGATCCAAAAAATCAAGCCAATAATTAATTAAAGCATTTGAAAGTCATGTTAAGAGAATTAAATAGGCCGTTGCGAAGCACAAAAGAGTTAAGATTTCAACCTCTGAAAGCTGAACAATGACATCTGATTCCAATGGAGTATAGACATCTTGCACATCGGGAACAATCAGCATCAATGGCTGCAAGGAGAAATTAGTGAGTCAACTCATTTTCAAGTATGAAACATTTAGTAGCCAACAACATTCTGTCAATATAAAAACATCTTATGGAGGGGAACGGAAAAGCAACTGATCCAGAAAAGTGTCCAACAATATATCACTCAAATCTTATGTTTATTCAGTGGACATGACACCTAAGAGGATTTCCTATATCAGTATTAGGTTCTATCTATAATTTGCAAAAGACAGTGAGCAGTAAAACGTTAATTAATAGAGAATAACTAACACGAAAGGATTTAGTATATACACTCAAGCCATAATGTAACCAATAAAAAAGGAATAGATTAAAAACAAAAGCCTCATTTGGCAATTTGTGGTCGAACAAGAAATCTTGCATTTTTGAGTGATCAATTCAAGCCTATTTCAATGAGAATCTAAAATAATAGGAAAGCACTAAAAGTCATAATCATAAAAAACTGATAGATGATGAATTAAACTAACTATAGCTTTGAATATAATAAAAAATTTAAATATATGTACCTGCTGTAAAGCGCGCTTTAAATTGTAAAAGTGAATTGTTGAATCAAATGTAGCAATCCCCACCCTTGTTTGAGATCCTTCCTgcaataaaaaaaagaaaagaagcaTAAATAATTAAAATGCTTTCCATGTAGAAGAAACTATAATATACAAAGTGAGAAAATATCTAATAAGAACTACATGCTCACCAACGGCAAGTCAACAGCCATAAATAATACGAGTTTGGATCTCAAGTTCTTATATTTAACTAAGTAACATTAATGAAAATTCATTTTGAATCTCTAATGTTGCGAACTCTTCAATCGAATAAGCAAAGCAATAAATTATTGTACATATGGGGAGAAAATTCTTGCATATTCTTGTGCATAGGGGGACTTACCGGGAGATCATCTATGACTTGACTGATTGCACTACAAGCAGCAGCAGTTGCCCCAGTTTGTACAGCATTCATTGACACATCAATGACAAAGAAATAAACAGCCGGCATTGGATCACGCACCTAAAACATACAAATAGAATTAAGTGTTTCGTATATTATTACAGGAAAAGTAATATGAAAAATAGACATAGAAATAAGAAGGATAGCGCAGCACCATGCAAATTCAACCAGAGCGGACATAAAAAAAGGAAGAAGTTGGATAGCATGTTATATCCCATTCATTCGATAACATGTTTGATTTACATCATCAAGAATCAAGATTTTACCCTCATAGAAGATAGGTATAAATATTGTATTTAACTTAGCAGAAACACGTTGAGAGAAGTCTCAATGCATAGTAGAGCATACTTGAAGAGTTTAAATTGATCAGGAGACGTGAAAAGGCAAGACACTGAAAGTGTGCTAGTGAGCAAACCAAGCATGTCAGAAGACGACGAAAAACAAATGTCATTGCTCAATAAACATGTACAGAACTGACCATGTATTCACGAGTAGCAACAAATTCAACTGTTCCTCTACATAACTCGGGCCTTTCATCAGCATCTCTGCGTCTACCATCTGGACCTAGATTGCAATGGTAGTCACGAGGAGTCTCATCAGTAAATCCTGCAAAAAAGAAGAAGAATGAACTCGTTTAGACTTGAGACAGGCAAACGATGGGATGCAGAATGCAACCATATATATCAACAAGTTTAATATGATAATTTGCAGCATTGTACCATCTGGAAGGTCCAAAAATAAATTTTTTGCCACGCAATTTATAAAGGATTCGCATGCTTCATGAAAATTCTGATTCCAGAACAGAACGTTTACATCCAACGACATTGAAAAAACCCAGATTCTTAACATAAATTCAATACAGAAACGCATAAAAGTTTGTAAAAATGTTACGCCAAATGCAGAAACATCTgcaaactgcattcatttttttcaAGGACGGTCAGAGTTAAAAGGACGAAATTATAAGAACCGATTATACTTCACATGGCATCCTTCAAATTGCACTAACAATTTAACATAGAATATTCAAGAAAGATTAGGAGGAAGGAGAAGCCCCATTAAGATATTTATACTTACCACACAGATTACAAATAAATTGTCTTCCCTGGTCAATGAACTTCATGAAAGGATTTATGTATGCTTTGCAGCGAGAACATCTGACAGGACCACCTTCCCCTAAATCCACGGTCTATGGAAAGAAAAAATAAACTAACATGAGAAACTGAGTGCTTTTCAATGAACTGGATTACCAAGCCGATGGTATATGCGACTAGAAGAGTAAATAGAAAGAAACACAATTATCCATACTTGGATTGGGTCCTCGGATGGATGGAGAAGAGCCAGAGGCTGGACCAGCAAAGCCAACTGCATGCCAGAGGTTGTCAGAAGATCCACAGTGCAAGGAATCTGCCAAATGAGAGGAAGAATCGATATCATTATCAGAAGTAATACCGCCTCAGAGTATAAAGCTCTCTTTTTGAAGGGGGAAGGATAAGACGAGTCAAATTATACCTGATTAATGCTGCACCTCATATAACGAGGACTACAATTCCCGGTGTCTCTAACTATGTAATCAGTAGTAGCAGGCTTCAAGAAATAAAAAAGTATACAGTTAAGAAGCGAAACTAATGGGAACCGTTTTCCATGATTCAATCAATAGTACAATAATGCATGTGTTAAATAACAGAACAAAAATAAAGAAATATGTTCACAATTTGCAAAATCATTGTCAATGAAAATTGATCAAATGATAAAGCTGTAAGCTTCATTGGAGAAAGAGTTACCGGAGGGGGGTTGGCCTGGTTTCCTTGGCGAGTGTCATGCAAGGTCACTGAAGGACTTGGAATGGGCCTTGGAATTTGACTGCGGTCAATCTTTGATGGCCCTGCCATGGGAGAACCACCCTGACCGATAGCATGAGCTATGGTAGTTGGCTGTTGATGTGATAGTGGTGGTGGAGGCATTCCATACATTCTAGGTGGTTGCATAGAACCAGGAGCAACCTGAAGCAATGGAAAAGATAATAATAACATCCAAGATAGATAGAAGGAGCAAATTATAGTATTCGTTAGGCTATAAATTCAGAGAAAAAGCATGCAATATGAAATATAATCCATAAATCAGATTAGAAGAATAGTTCAaatacagattttttttttttttttttcatgaatAGATAAATTAGTAAATATGAAAGTTACCTGTCTCGGCCCCCATGCCTGTGCTCCAAAAGGACCTTGAGGAGGCGGCCCAGCTTGAGGAGGTGCTGTAAAGGTCAGCACACCTTGAGATTGAGCTGAGAATGGTGGAACGCCTTGAGATGGTGCTCCAAATGGTGCTGGTCCTCCGTGAGGTGGTCCAGAAAATGGTGGAACGCCTTGACTTGGATCTGAAAATGGTCCTGATACTGGTCGAGGAGGGAATGATGGAGCACTAACTCCTGAACTACTTGAAAAAGGGTGCATACTTTGTGGAGGACCTCGAAAAGCACCCATTGCTGATGGTGGTCCAAGAGGTGGTTGCTGAAGAACACCGCCAGGTGGCAGAGGAATGCGTGGGCCACCGGGCATTGTCGCTCCTCCAAATGGAGGGGAAGGCCCGTTGCTCGCAAAACCAGTAGGTGCGGATGAAGGTGGAGCATTTAAAGGTGCTGAAGAAGGAAAAGAGCCAGGTCGGGCACCGGAAGGTGGGGCCCCAGAAGGAGGAGGCATAGCAAGACCAGTAGAGGCCATTGAAGGAGGCACTGATCCAGGAGGGGGTCTAGATTGAAAAGGTGATGGATGCTGCTGCCCCATAGGTGGTCCGGTAGGTCTACCTTGAGGCAATGTGGATGGTGGTGGAGGCCCCGATGGTCTCGGGATTGCACCAGGTGGAGGTGGACGGGAAGAGGGAAAAGGTGGTGATTGGCCAAAGGGGGGTGGTCTAGGACCTGAATTCACCATCGACGGTCTATTCAGATTCATGTTTTGCATATTAGCAGCCAGCGAATCTGGTGCCcgttgagcattaggattgtaaccTTGAGGTGGTGGTGGCTGTTGCCTGGGTGCCCCTGGAGGCACTGGTGTTGACATTCTGCTCTTTGTTGATCAGTCGAACAAAAAACTAAATATCTTTTGTGAGGTCAAGTAAAATTCCAATAGTCACACACTGTTCCCAATTTTTCAGCAATACACGATCTAAATTCAAATCTAcctaacaacaaaaaaaaaaaaaaaccaagcaTCTAATTACAAATCCAGTAATTCAATATCTTTtaaccaacacacacacacacacacacaaaaacaacAATCCTGTATGAACTCAATCAAAACCTTATTTGATCACAATTCATGAAGTTAACAACTGAGAGGATGAGAGAGTAGAACCTGCGATCAGAGGAGCAGATCTGCTGATCAACAAACAATTTCAGGAAATTGCGATATGGGTTTTGGAGAGGTGAGGGATGTGAATTAGGGTTTTGGATCAGGAAATTGATTTGATTTGATAATGGAGATGGAGATTGCATACATGAATAAGAAGAACTAAGGCGGGTCCTTTTTCTTCACTTATAAATCTGTTTTAATTTGCTCAATCCATCAGTTAttaccaaaaaaaataaaataataaatagggTGTTTTTCTTATTACAATTGCCATGTCATCAGGTGTCATCTTCCACCCACTCAAATTTTGCCACGTTTACAATTAAGAGTCATACTTAATGCCACGTCCCCATCTCATGATGTTTTATTTTCTTTGGTAAAAGAAAAAAACACCTCGTATTATGTTCTCTAGACCTTTTCTTTTTGTCCTTGTTTAATCTACTGTTCAAGTTCATGTCTCAAGACATGGTTGCTTGTATTATGTTGATTATGTCTTGAATCTGAGATGTTTAGTATTGCAATAGGTAATTAGGTATAAACAAGACATTTGATATGAAAAAACACAATTTTTGGAAGTTAAAATTGGTTCATTCAGATAAAATATCACGCTATATTGCGTAGAGACGAAGTCAAATAGCCTTTCTCATTTCGATTTAGATATGCTGACAAATGAACGAGACTAGTAACTTTTCtcttgataaataaaaaaaatacatttttttaTGAATGAAATGAAATCAGACACAAGATGATAAAAATGGAAAGTCCAAATCCTGGATAAGATCGATGAGGTTCGTCGCGTCGGATTAAAAAATGGCAGATTGTATGCCTTGTTCCACTACTAACATCATTACAAGTGAAAGGCCATGGCTTCTACCATTAGCACATCTGAGGCACCATCAGCGAAAAGTGACTCACATCATATACGTGAGTCTAGGATTACAGCTCCTAAACTAATTTTGCGCAGGTTGGTGAAAACCACTCCATCACAATTGATTTTGGACCATCCGTCGGGTGTTTTTTTTTAACAGgagataataatatttttttatctgAACAGTGAAAAAACTAACAAAATGCTACCTCGCGTTTTTTGCTAACATTTTGCTATCCATCCGTTAGTTTTATTAACAAATT
It encodes:
- the LOC139884032 gene encoding protein transport protein SEC24 C-like codes for the protein MSTPVPPGAPRQQPPPPQGYNPNAQRAPDSLAANMQNMNLNRPSMVNSGPRPPPFGQSPPFPSSRPPPPGAIPRPSGPPPPSTLPQGRPTGPPMGQQHPSPFQSRPPPGSVPPSMASTGLAMPPPSGAPPSGARPGSFPSSAPLNAPPSSAPTGFASNGPSPPFGGATMPGGPRIPLPPGGVLQQPPLGPPSAMGAFRGPPQSMHPFSSSSGVSAPSFPPRPVSGPFSDPSQGVPPFSGPPHGGPAPFGAPSQGVPPFSAQSQGVLTFTAPPQAGPPPQGPFGAQAWGPRQVAPGSMQPPRMYGMPPPPLSHQQPTTIAHAIGQGGSPMAGPSKIDRSQIPRPIPSPSVTLHDTRQGNQANPPPPATTDYIVRDTGNCSPRYMRCSINQIPCTVDLLTTSGMQLALLVQPLALLHPSEDPIQTVDLGEGGPVRCSRCKAYINPFMKFIDQGRQFICNLCGFTDETPRDYHCNLGPDGRRRDADERPELCRGTVEFVATREYMVRDPMPAVYFFVIDVSMNAVQTGATAAACSAISQVIDDLPEGSQTRVGIATFDSTIHFYNLKRALQQPLMLIVPDVQDVYTPLESDVIVQLSECRPHLELLLESIPSMFQNNRTAESAFGAAVKAAFLAMKSTGGKLLVFQSVLPSLGIGSLSAREAEGRSNISAGDKEAHKLLQPADKTLKAMAIELAEYQVCVDVFLTTQTYTDIASISVIPRTTGGQVYYYYPFSALSDDPAKLYNDLRWNVTRPQGFEAVMRVRCSQGVQVQEYHGNFCKRIPTDVDLPGIDCDKSIMVTLKHDDKLQDGSECSFQCALLYTTVYGQRRIRVMTLSLPCTSNLSNLFRAADLDTQFACFSKQAADQIPTTPIVLVREQVINLCINVLLAYRKFCATVSSSGQLILPEALKLLPLYILALTKSIGFKADGRIDDRSFWINHISSLATPLVVPLVYPRMMAIHDLDSNEGDESIIPQSLPLTSENISDDGIYLLENGEDALIYIGNSVDTNILQQLFGFSSVDEIPTQFVLRQHDNPLSKKLNDVVDEIRRQRCSYLR